One region of Niallia sp. Man26 genomic DNA includes:
- the guaA gene encoding glutamine-hydrolyzing GMP synthase, which produces MGKTSIQDQQMIVVLDFGSQYNQLITRRIREFGVYSELHPHTITAEEIKALNPAGIIFSGGPNSVYDENAFGCDERIFDLGLPIFGICYGMQLMTKHFGGKVEKAKHREYGKAEIKIENSTKLFSDLPSEQIVWMSHGDLVVEQPEGFTVDAINPSCPIASMSNEEKGLYAVQFHPEVRHSVYGNELLKNFVFGVCGCKGDWSMENFIEIEMEKIRQTVGDRKVLCALSGGVDSSVVAVLIHKAIGDQLTCIFVDHGLLRKGEAESVMKTFTEGFHMNVIKVDAKERFMSKLEGVSDPEKKRKIIGNEFIYVFDDEASKLEGIDFLAQGTLYTDIIESGTATAQTIKSHHNVGGLPEDMQFELIEPLNTLFKDEVRALGTELGIADEIVWRQPFPGPGLGIRVLGAISEDKLEIVRESDYILREEIKKAGLDRDIWQYFTVLPDIRSVGVMGDARTYDYTIGIRAVTSIDGMTSDWARIPWEVLEVISTRIVNEVDHVNRVVYDITSKPPATIEWE; this is translated from the coding sequence ATGGGGAAAACAAGCATTCAAGACCAACAAATGATTGTCGTTCTTGATTTCGGCAGTCAGTACAATCAATTAATCACAAGAAGAATTAGGGAATTTGGCGTTTATAGTGAGCTTCACCCACATACAATTACAGCAGAAGAAATCAAAGCGCTAAATCCAGCGGGGATTATCTTCTCTGGCGGACCTAACAGTGTTTATGATGAGAATGCATTCGGCTGTGACGAGCGAATCTTTGATTTAGGGCTGCCAATCTTCGGTATTTGCTACGGCATGCAGCTGATGACAAAGCATTTCGGCGGTAAAGTTGAAAAAGCGAAGCACCGTGAATATGGAAAAGCTGAAATCAAAATCGAAAACAGCACAAAGCTTTTCTCTGATCTGCCAAGTGAGCAAATCGTGTGGATGAGCCACGGAGATCTTGTAGTCGAGCAGCCTGAAGGATTTACAGTAGACGCAATTAATCCTTCTTGCCCAATTGCTTCTATGAGCAACGAGGAAAAAGGTCTTTATGCTGTTCAATTCCATCCTGAAGTGCGCCATTCCGTATACGGAAATGAACTGTTGAAAAACTTTGTTTTCGGTGTATGTGGATGTAAAGGCGACTGGTCAATGGAAAACTTCATTGAAATCGAAATGGAGAAAATCCGTCAAACAGTTGGAGACAGAAAAGTTCTTTGCGCACTTAGCGGCGGGGTAGACTCCTCTGTTGTTGCTGTTCTTATCCATAAAGCAATCGGCGATCAGTTGACATGTATCTTCGTTGACCATGGTCTATTGCGTAAAGGCGAAGCAGAAAGTGTTATGAAGACTTTCACAGAAGGCTTCCATATGAACGTAATCAAAGTGGATGCTAAAGAACGTTTCATGTCTAAATTGGAAGGTGTCAGCGATCCAGAGAAAAAACGTAAAATTATCGGTAACGAGTTCATCTACGTATTTGATGATGAAGCAAGCAAGCTTGAAGGAATTGACTTCCTTGCACAAGGAACGCTTTACACAGATATTATCGAAAGTGGTACAGCAACTGCACAAACGATTAAGTCCCACCATAATGTTGGCGGACTGCCAGAAGATATGCAGTTCGAACTAATCGAGCCATTAAATACATTGTTCAAGGATGAAGTAAGAGCATTAGGTACAGAGCTAGGAATAGCTGATGAAATCGTTTGGAGACAACCATTCCCAGGACCGGGTCTTGGTATCCGTGTATTGGGCGCAATCAGCGAAGATAAGCTGGAAATCGTTCGTGAGTCTGACTACATCCTGCGTGAAGAAATTAAAAAAGCAGGCTTAGACCGTGATATCTGGCAATACTTCACAGTTCTGCCTGACATCCGCAGTGTTGGTGTAATGGGTGATGCGCGCACATACGATTACACAATCGGAATCCGTGCAGTTACATCTATCGATGGTATGACATCTGACTGGGCACGTATTCCATGGGAAGTGCTTGAAGTTATTTCAACAAGAATTGTTAACGAAGTGGATCATGTTAACCGTGTCGTTTATGATATTACAAGTAAGCCACCTGCTACTATTGAGTGGGAATAA
- a CDS encoding NCS2 family permease: MKKFFKFEELGTNYRKEFVGGFTTFLAMAYILAVNPFTLTLGDVADLPDALRMDYGAVFVATALAAAVGSLIMGLFANYPIALAPGLGLNAFFAYTVVLTQGEPWEYALAAVFISSFFFLLLTITGLREKLINAIPVELKLAVGAGIGLFITFIGLQNAEIIVDNPATLVHIGDLSKPSTLLAIFGIFVTIILMVKKIHGGVFYGMIITAVVGMIFGVINTPSGVVSAVPSIEPTFGKLFSAFGDGAFYTQSMLVVILTFLFVDFFDNAGTLVAVANQAGLMKDNKLPRAGKALFADSIASMVGSIFGTSTTTSFVESSAGVAAGARSGFASVVTAGFFLLSLFFFPLLEVVTSAVTTPALVVVGILMVSSLGKIDWTKFEIAVPSFLVIVSMPLTYSIATGIAVGFIFYPITMLLSGRRKEINPIMYIFFAIFALYFVFLQ, translated from the coding sequence ATGAAAAAGTTTTTCAAATTTGAGGAACTGGGAACGAATTACCGTAAAGAGTTTGTTGGTGGTTTTACAACGTTCCTAGCAATGGCATATATATTGGCGGTTAACCCATTTACATTAACACTAGGAGATGTAGCAGACTTGCCGGATGCGCTTCGTATGGATTACGGTGCAGTGTTTGTGGCAACTGCATTAGCTGCAGCAGTTGGATCTCTTATCATGGGATTGTTTGCTAATTATCCAATTGCACTTGCACCAGGTTTGGGTTTAAATGCGTTTTTTGCATATACAGTTGTTTTAACACAAGGTGAGCCATGGGAATACGCTTTGGCAGCAGTATTTATTTCAAGTTTCTTCTTCCTGCTGTTGACGATTACCGGTCTTCGTGAAAAATTAATAAATGCAATACCAGTTGAGTTAAAGCTTGCAGTTGGAGCGGGAATAGGTTTATTCATTACATTCATCGGCTTGCAAAATGCTGAAATCATCGTCGACAATCCTGCAACATTAGTTCATATCGGTGATTTGTCAAAGCCTAGCACACTGCTGGCAATCTTCGGGATTTTCGTAACAATCATTTTAATGGTTAAAAAAATTCATGGCGGCGTATTCTACGGAATGATAATTACAGCTGTGGTCGGAATGATTTTTGGTGTTATTAATACGCCATCAGGTGTTGTATCAGCAGTGCCAAGTATAGAGCCGACTTTCGGTAAATTGTTCTCCGCTTTCGGAGACGGAGCATTCTATACACAAAGCATGCTTGTTGTTATTCTTACATTCTTATTCGTAGATTTCTTTGATAATGCTGGAACATTGGTTGCTGTAGCGAACCAAGCAGGATTAATGAAAGACAATAAATTGCCAAGAGCAGGTAAAGCATTGTTTGCAGATTCTATTGCTTCAATGGTAGGTTCTATCTTCGGAACTTCAACAACGACTTCTTTCGTTGAATCATCTGCTGGTGTTGCAGCAGGAGCTCGCTCAGGTTTTGCATCAGTTGTAACAGCAGGATTTTTCTTGCTTTCCCTGTTCTTCTTCCCGCTATTGGAAGTAGTTACATCTGCTGTTACTACACCGGCGCTAGTTGTTGTCGGAATATTGATGGTATCGTCTCTAGGGAAAATTGATTGGACTAAGTTTGAAATTGCAGTGCCTTCTTTCTTGGTAATCGTGTCAATGCCTTTAACATACAGTATTGCAACAGGTATTGCTGTTGGATTCATTTTCTACCCGATTACAATGCTGTTAAGCGGCCGCAGAAAAGAAATCAATCCAATCATGTATATTTTCTTTGCCATCTTTGCACTATACTTTGTTTTCCTTCAATAA
- a CDS encoding transcription antiterminator: MPNLLVKKALNNNVLIGEHPSYGEVVLIGKGIGFNRKNGDSIDADVVEKLFVLRNEKEQINYLKLLPQVDNDLLDVIISSIELIKSKTNAMLNEHIHVALTDHIMFAASRLSNGLVLNNPFLIETKALYPFEYKIAEDVVKLISEQTKINLPVGEIGFIALHIHSAMMNRNLSEVNQHSQLVTHLVNLIEEQLEIEIDKDSIDYMRLVRHLRFTIERVHNGEKVDEPEKITSLLKDEYPLCYNLSWKLIKVMQQSLKKPVFDAEAVYLTMHLQRLQKKVK, encoded by the coding sequence ATGCCAAATTTACTAGTGAAAAAAGCGCTTAATAATAATGTGCTTATTGGTGAGCATCCTTCATATGGAGAAGTTGTGCTAATTGGAAAAGGAATAGGGTTTAACAGAAAGAATGGTGACTCTATTGACGCGGATGTAGTTGAGAAACTTTTTGTTCTTCGCAATGAAAAAGAACAGATAAACTACCTGAAACTCCTTCCTCAAGTAGACAACGATTTGCTAGATGTTATTATTTCTTCTATAGAGCTTATTAAAAGCAAAACAAATGCGATGCTCAATGAGCATATTCATGTTGCGTTAACAGATCACATCATGTTTGCAGCTTCGAGATTATCAAATGGGCTTGTGCTAAATAATCCCTTTTTGATCGAAACGAAGGCTCTATATCCTTTTGAATATAAGATTGCTGAGGATGTAGTAAAGCTAATTAGTGAACAGACAAAAATTAATTTGCCTGTAGGTGAAATCGGTTTCATCGCTCTTCATATCCACAGCGCAATGATGAATAGAAATCTTTCTGAGGTTAACCAGCATTCTCAATTAGTGACACATCTTGTCAATTTAATTGAAGAACAGCTGGAAATCGAAATTGATAAAGACAGCATTGATTATATGAGACTAGTGCGTCATCTTCGTTTTACGATTGAAAGAGTTCATAATGGGGAAAAAGTGGATGAGCCAGAAAAAATAACTTCTCTATTGAAAGATGAATATCCGCTGTGCTATAATCTCTCATGGAAGCTCATTAAAGTGATGCAACAATCATTAAAGAAACCTGTATTTGATGCGGAAGCTGTGTATTTAACAATGCATCTTCAGCGACTTCAAAAAAAGGTTAAATAG
- the ptsG gene encoding glucose-specific PTS transporter subunit IIBC: MFKKIFGVLQKVGKALMLPVALLPAAGILLALGNALHNEALLDLAPFLDNSGVSMVASVMENAGNIVFSNLPLLFAVGVAVGLSGGEGVAGLAAIIGYLIMNVTMGTVKGYTAESVNGIDIANVLGIPTLQTGVFGGIIVGILASMLYNKFYEIELPSYLGFFAGKRFVPIITAGSAVILGLLMVLIWPPIQTGLNAFSQNMVNANLTISALIFGIIERSLIPFGLHHIFYSPFWYEFGQYTTAAGDVVRGDQRIFMAEIKDGVQNLTAGTFMTGKFPFMMFGLPAAALAIYHEARPERKAVVGGLMASAALTSFLTGITEPLEFSFLFVAPVLFGIHAVFAGLSFMTMQLLDVKVGMTFSGGLIDYILFGLINPQTNAWIIIPVGLVFAVIYYFGFRFAIRKFNLKTPGREDETEEEETAGGTTSDLPYEVLEAMGGQENIAHLDACITRLRVSVNDIKDVDKDRLKKLGAAGVLEVGNNIQAIFGPRSETIKGQMRDIMSGKRPRPAANASMDKEVKQQIEEVNPNALKGDVDGDDSLVSPIKGQLVPITEVPDPVFAGKMMGDGFAIIPSEGTVVSPVDGKIVNLFPTKHAIGIMADSGREILIHFGIDTVKLKGEGFETLVGENDEVKKGQPLLKVDLDFIKENATSTTTPIIFTNLAEGESVQINKPGDVDLNEEDIISIVK; encoded by the coding sequence ATGTTTAAAAAGATTTTCGGTGTTTTGCAAAAAGTCGGAAAAGCACTTATGCTTCCGGTTGCATTATTGCCAGCTGCTGGTATTTTGCTTGCGCTAGGTAATGCGCTTCACAATGAAGCATTGCTAGATCTTGCTCCATTCTTAGATAATAGTGGAGTATCGATGGTAGCGTCCGTAATGGAAAACGCGGGTAATATCGTATTCAGCAACTTGCCGCTGTTGTTTGCAGTTGGTGTTGCAGTAGGTTTATCTGGCGGTGAGGGTGTTGCTGGTCTTGCTGCAATTATTGGTTACTTAATTATGAACGTAACAATGGGTACTGTTAAAGGCTATACAGCTGAATCTGTTAACGGTATCGATATTGCTAACGTACTTGGTATTCCAACGCTTCAAACAGGGGTGTTCGGCGGTATCATCGTAGGTATACTTGCTTCTATGCTTTATAACAAGTTCTATGAAATAGAATTGCCATCATATTTAGGGTTCTTTGCTGGAAAGCGTTTTGTGCCGATTATTACGGCAGGAAGTGCTGTTATCTTAGGTTTGTTAATGGTATTAATCTGGCCTCCAATCCAAACTGGTCTAAATGCATTCTCTCAAAACATGGTTAATGCAAACTTGACTATTTCAGCATTGATTTTTGGTATCATTGAACGTTCATTGATTCCATTCGGATTGCACCATATCTTCTACTCTCCATTCTGGTATGAGTTTGGACAATACACTACTGCTGCTGGTGATGTAGTACGTGGTGACCAACGTATCTTCATGGCTGAAATTAAAGATGGTGTACAAAACTTGACTGCTGGTACATTCATGACAGGTAAATTCCCGTTCATGATGTTCGGATTGCCAGCTGCAGCTCTTGCTATTTATCATGAGGCACGTCCAGAAAGAAAAGCAGTTGTTGGTGGTTTGATGGCTTCTGCTGCATTAACTTCTTTCTTAACAGGTATTACTGAGCCTTTAGAATTCTCATTCTTATTCGTAGCACCAGTTCTATTCGGTATCCACGCAGTATTTGCGGGTCTATCATTTATGACAATGCAACTGTTGGATGTTAAGGTTGGTATGACTTTCTCTGGTGGTTTAATTGACTATATTCTATTTGGATTAATTAACCCACAAACAAATGCTTGGATTATCATTCCGGTTGGTTTAGTGTTCGCAGTTATTTATTACTTTGGTTTCCGTTTCGCAATCCGCAAGTTTAACTTGAAAACTCCAGGACGTGAAGATGAAACTGAAGAAGAAGAAACTGCAGGCGGCACTACTAGCGACCTTCCATATGAAGTACTAGAAGCAATGGGTGGACAAGAAAATATCGCTCACCTTGATGCATGTATCACAAGACTTCGTGTGTCAGTTAATGACATTAAAGATGTTGATAAAGATCGTTTGAAAAAGCTTGGTGCTGCTGGGGTACTTGAAGTCGGCAATAACATTCAAGCAATATTCGGTCCTCGTTCTGAAACAATTAAAGGTCAAATGAGAGATATTATGAGCGGTAAAAGACCGCGTCCAGCTGCAAATGCTTCAATGGATAAAGAAGTGAAGCAGCAAATTGAAGAGGTAAATCCAAATGCTCTTAAAGGTGATGTTGACGGTGACGATTCACTTGTATCACCAATTAAAGGTCAGTTGGTGCCAATTACAGAAGTTCCAGATCCAGTGTTCGCTGGTAAAATGATGGGTGATGGCTTTGCAATCATTCCATCTGAAGGTACTGTTGTATCTCCTGTTGACGGGAAAATTGTAAACTTGTTCCCGACAAAACACGCAATTGGTATTATGGCAGATTCAGGCCGTGAAATCTTAATCCACTTCGGTATCGATACAGTGAAACTGAAAGGGGAAGGATTCGAAACTCTAGTAGGGGAAAATGACGAAGTTAAAAAAGGTCAGCCTCTATTGAAAGTAGACCTGGACTTCATTAAAGAAAATGCAACATCAACAACAACGCCAATTATCTTCACTAATTTAGCTGAAGGTGAATCTGTACAGATTAATAAACCAGGCGATGTTGATTTGAATGAAGAAGATATTATTTCTATCGTGAAATAA